The genomic DNA ATATCGCATTTCATGAATACCTATTACCGAAACTTAATTTAACACCACAGGTTAAAGATTTACCAAATGAAGAACGACTTTCTGAATTATTCGGCCATATCGTTTGGATGAACACCATCGATTTAGTACGAAATTCTAGTAAGTAAGTTGAATTTAAATATTCATTTTCAAAAAGAGAGAAAATAGAAGGGTGAGTATCATATATGACTAAAATATTTATAACTGGTGCAACAGGATTAATTGGAGAGCGTTTAACGAAACGATTGGTTGAAGATGGACACGAGGTAGCAGGCTTTACGACATCACAACGTGGTAAAGATAAATTAGAAGGACTTAATGCTAAAGCTTACATTGGAGATATCTTAAAAGCAGACACTATCGATGCGGCTATCGGTGACTTCCGACCAGAAGTGATTATTAACCAAATTACGGATTTAAAAAATGTTGATATGGCAGCAAATACGAAAGTGCGTGTTGAAGGTGGTAAAAACTTAACAGACGCAGCGTTAAAATATGATGTGAAAAAAGTAGTAGCGCAAAGTATTGGCTTTATGTATGAACCTGGTGAAGGATTAGCCACTGAAGAAACACCTTTAGATTATCATTCAGAGGGCGACAGAAAGATAACTGTCGATGGCGTCGTTGGTCTAGAAAAAGAAACGGCACGTATGGATCAATATGTAGTACTCCGTTTTGGTTGGTTATATGGCCCAGGTACTTGGTATGGCAAAGATGGTATGATTTATAATCAATTTAAAGATGGCGACGTTACTTTATCAGATGGTGTAACTTCATTTATTCATTTAGACGATGCAGTTGAAGTATCTATTCAAGCAATTAATTTTGATAATGGTATTTACAATGTTGCTGATGATGAACCTGTTAAAGGATCAGATTTTGCAGCATGGTATGCGAATGAAGTTGGTGTAAATGCTGATGTAACGATTCAACCTGCACAACCATTTGAACGTGGTATTACAAATGATAAATTTAAAGCACAAGGTGGCACATTAATTTATAAAACATGGAAAGATGGTATGCATCCATTAAAATAAATGTTTAGAAATAAAGTAAAGCACTGTTATTGGCTAAGCTAACTTAGCTGATAACAGTGCTCTTTTGTGTTTATTGAGCGTCTTTAGAATGATTGTCTGTTGTTGTGTTTTGCGCTTCATTAGTGATTTCGGCGTCATAGTCTTTGGTCTTATTGTTACGTTGTTGCTCAATTTGTTGTCGTAATTGATCACCCGCTGCTTGACCGACCTTAGCGTAATGGCTGTGAGCAAAGTGCATTTGAATAATTAAAAATGTTGCACTAATAGCCCAATATAAACTTAATGCTGAAGCGGATTGCAACGATGCGTATATAATAAACAATGGTGATATGACCATCATGACATGATATGAACGTCGTTCGTTCTTAGGATAGTGAATCGAATTGACTAATGGTTGAATAAAATAAAGTAACGCTGCGATGAATGTCATGATAATGTCCGTATGCATCAAGTTAAACCACAAGAAATGTGGATGCTGAATTATACCGCCACTCGTTGGATATTTAATACAAGCATATAAGCCTAATAGAATAGGAATTTGAATTAAAATAGGCAAAGTACCAATTAAACTCTTGAATGGATTGATGCCGTAGTCATTATATTTCTTCATCAATAATTTATTCGCTGCAGTACGCTCTTCTTGTGTTTTTGAATGTTTCATTTTTTCTTGCAATTTATCAATCTCTGGT from Staphylococcus taiwanensis includes the following:
- a CDS encoding NAD(P)-dependent oxidoreductase → MTKIFITGATGLIGERLTKRLVEDGHEVAGFTTSQRGKDKLEGLNAKAYIGDILKADTIDAAIGDFRPEVIINQITDLKNVDMAANTKVRVEGGKNLTDAALKYDVKKVVAQSIGFMYEPGEGLATEETPLDYHSEGDRKITVDGVVGLEKETARMDQYVVLRFGWLYGPGTWYGKDGMIYNQFKDGDVTLSDGVTSFIHLDDAVEVSIQAINFDNGIYNVADDEPVKGSDFAAWYANEVGVNADVTIQPAQPFERGITNDKFKAQGGTLIYKTWKDGMHPLK
- the yidC gene encoding membrane protein insertase YidC — protein: MKKKWFLFLMGVMILLAGCDYSHKEDQHGFFYTVFVRPMDMLLHFLGRTFHDIYGLAIIVIVLIIRMVLMPLMFIQVKNIHIMRGKTKVVKPEIDKLQEKMKHSKTQEERTAANKLLMKKYNDYGINPFKSLIGTLPILIQIPILLGLYACIKYPTSGGIIQHPHFLWFNLMHTDIIMTFIAALLYFIQPLVNSIHYPKNERRSYHVMMVISPLFIIYASLQSASALSLYWAISATFLIIQMHFAHSHYAKVGQAAGDQLRQQIEQQRNNKTKDYDAEITNEAQNTTTDNHSKDAQ